A single region of the Mechercharimyces sp. CAU 1602 genome encodes:
- a CDS encoding phosphosulfolactate synthase, which yields MKKSFPKWEPELQDPTSARPTKPRQTGITMLIDKGLGISAFQDLLELGANHIDFIKLGFGTSALTPRPLLQKKVELASHYQVGLYPGGTFFEVAFRKKLLPTYFQTLSSLGFEWIEISDGSITLSAAERSQAIKAAVHHGFQVITEIGKKESGSITDVTNLTTVYKQDRHDGAKWIIVEGRESGKGIGIFDESGHTDTQYVKDVERSTGGDHLIWETPHKEQQVALIHCVGPHVNLGNIASTDLLALEALRRGLRADTFSLWGASS from the coding sequence TCCTACAAAGCCGAGACAGACCGGAATAACCATGTTAATTGATAAAGGACTGGGGATCTCTGCTTTTCAAGATCTGTTGGAGCTGGGTGCTAATCATATTGATTTTATCAAACTTGGCTTCGGCACCTCAGCTCTAACACCCCGCCCGCTTCTGCAAAAAAAAGTGGAGCTGGCGAGCCATTATCAAGTCGGACTTTATCCCGGCGGAACATTTTTTGAAGTAGCATTTCGTAAGAAGCTTCTCCCTACTTACTTCCAAACCTTATCTTCCCTTGGATTTGAATGGATAGAAATTTCCGATGGCAGTATTACACTTTCTGCAGCAGAACGGTCTCAAGCAATTAAAGCAGCTGTTCACCACGGCTTTCAAGTGATCACAGAAATCGGTAAAAAAGAGAGTGGTTCCATCACCGATGTGACTAACTTAACTACTGTCTACAAGCAAGATCGGCATGATGGCGCAAAGTGGATTATCGTTGAGGGGCGCGAATCAGGCAAAGGAATCGGTATTTTTGATGAAAGTGGGCATACAGATACTCAATATGTAAAAGATGTAGAACGATCCACGGGAGGCGACCATCTGATTTGGGAAACACCTCATAAAGAACAGCAAGTCGCTTTGATTCATTGCGTAGGTCCCCACGTCAATTTAGGAAATATCGCTTCCACTGATTTGCTCGCTTTAGAAGCCTTACGAAGGGGTCTACGGGCTGATACTTTCTCTTTATGGGGAGCATCATCATGA